Proteins encoded in a region of the Leifsonia sp. PS1209 genome:
- a CDS encoding bifunctional [glutamine synthetase] adenylyltransferase/[glutamine synthetase]-adenylyl-L-tyrosine phosphorylase, whose product MPRDQLSLTTLARSGFVGLSSVRAQLDELTALTGVPVEDALPAFAVAADPDTALGCTLALVRRAPDRVAPYLRRQDAAQRILRVIGASEGIAEFFLRQPDQLDALTERVERLPSAAELRDDLLDAVGAVDGFASVTEEAAWTALRIRYRRRLVQLASFDLEQDDPVDGFDAVAAAISDLAAAALEASLAIARRQVSGTGPGRFPEAEVRATRLAVIGMGKAGARELNYVSDVDVIYVAEGDEEAGVSSGRAVDIATRLAMLTMRGIHDPAIEPGLWEVDPNLRPEGKDGALVRTLESHIAYYDRWAKGWEFQALLKARPLAGDLGLGERYVAAIAPKVWSSASRENFVESVQRMRERVTDNIPDDEVHYQLKLGPGGLRDVEFTVQLLQLVHGRTDDQVRQRDTLSALAALAAQGYIGREESADFSRDYRTLRLMEHRLQLRHLSRTHLMPRDEGDQRVLARATGLAPGAEQLFERWNAIKHRVRGLHERLFYRPLLSAVASTSSEDTKLTGAAGLTSEQAEARLAAIGFRDPRGALAHIGALTGGVSRRATIQRHLLPVMLQWFADGADPDYGLLTFRRLSEDLGSTHWYLRMLRDSTGAAERLTRVLSGSRFAGELLGRIPESVAWLESEDDLRPRSAALLREETRAILGRHSSAESAASALRAARRREVLRLAFSGILGFSTIEELAQGLTAVTENVIAGVLEAIRDNRDDRDLFEFAVIGMGRFGGRELGFGSDADVMYVFRPLGDDQEAAHRAALQVVSELGRLTEDNVLPLDLDMGLRPEGKNGTPVRSLESYRAYYQRWSLTWEAQALLRARGVAGDAALLDDFETVADEVRYPASIAEQAVREVKRIKARVESERLPQGADPARHLKLGRGSLSDVEWFVQLIQLQHAAAVPDLQTTSTLDAVRVAAETGYVTADDAAKLRDAWVFASRARSAMTLWTNKTADVLPSDRVALDGVARLMEYPPGSASRLEEDYLAVTRRARAVFERSFYGQPDRPAPTA is encoded by the coding sequence GTGCCGCGCGACCAGCTCTCACTGACCACGCTCGCGCGGTCGGGGTTCGTCGGTCTGAGCTCGGTGCGGGCGCAGCTCGACGAGCTGACGGCACTCACCGGCGTGCCGGTCGAGGATGCGCTTCCCGCGTTCGCGGTCGCGGCCGACCCTGACACGGCGCTCGGCTGCACGCTCGCCCTGGTGCGCCGCGCACCTGACCGCGTCGCCCCGTACCTGCGCAGGCAGGACGCTGCCCAGCGCATCCTGCGGGTGATCGGCGCGTCGGAGGGGATCGCCGAGTTCTTCCTGCGCCAGCCGGACCAACTGGATGCGCTGACCGAGCGGGTCGAGCGCCTCCCGTCCGCCGCCGAGCTGCGCGACGACCTCCTGGATGCGGTCGGCGCGGTCGACGGGTTCGCCTCGGTGACGGAGGAGGCGGCCTGGACGGCGCTGCGCATCCGGTATCGCCGCAGGCTGGTGCAGCTGGCGAGCTTCGACCTGGAGCAGGACGACCCGGTCGACGGGTTCGATGCCGTTGCGGCCGCGATCTCCGACCTCGCCGCCGCCGCCCTCGAAGCATCCCTCGCCATCGCCCGGCGGCAGGTCAGCGGCACGGGCCCTGGACGGTTCCCCGAGGCGGAGGTGCGGGCCACGCGGCTCGCCGTCATCGGAATGGGCAAGGCCGGCGCCCGCGAGCTCAACTACGTCAGCGACGTGGACGTGATCTACGTGGCGGAGGGCGACGAGGAGGCCGGGGTCAGCTCCGGCCGCGCCGTCGACATCGCCACCCGCCTCGCGATGCTGACCATGCGCGGCATCCACGATCCGGCGATCGAACCCGGCCTCTGGGAGGTCGACCCGAACCTCCGGCCCGAGGGCAAGGACGGCGCGCTCGTGCGCACCCTCGAGTCGCACATCGCCTACTACGACAGGTGGGCCAAGGGCTGGGAGTTCCAGGCGCTGCTCAAGGCGCGCCCGCTCGCCGGCGACCTGGGCCTGGGGGAGCGGTACGTCGCCGCCATCGCCCCGAAGGTGTGGAGCAGCGCGTCCCGGGAGAACTTCGTCGAGTCCGTGCAGCGGATGCGCGAACGCGTCACCGACAACATCCCGGACGACGAGGTGCACTACCAGCTGAAGCTCGGCCCAGGCGGCCTGCGCGACGTGGAGTTCACGGTGCAGCTGCTGCAGCTCGTGCACGGCAGGACCGACGACCAGGTGCGCCAGCGCGACACCCTCTCCGCCCTGGCCGCCCTCGCAGCGCAGGGCTACATCGGCCGCGAGGAGTCCGCAGACTTCTCCCGCGACTACCGCACCCTGCGCCTGATGGAGCACCGGCTGCAGCTGCGGCACCTCTCACGCACGCACCTGATGCCACGCGACGAGGGAGACCAGCGCGTCCTCGCCCGCGCGACCGGGCTCGCCCCGGGCGCCGAGCAGCTGTTCGAGCGCTGGAACGCGATCAAGCACCGGGTGCGCGGGCTGCACGAGCGGCTGTTCTACCGGCCGCTGCTGAGTGCGGTCGCCTCCACGTCGAGCGAGGACACCAAGCTCACCGGCGCCGCAGGGCTCACCAGCGAGCAGGCGGAGGCGCGCCTCGCCGCGATCGGTTTCCGCGACCCGCGCGGCGCGCTCGCCCACATCGGCGCGCTCACCGGCGGGGTGTCCAGGCGCGCCACCATCCAGCGTCACCTGCTGCCGGTGATGCTGCAGTGGTTCGCCGACGGCGCCGACCCCGACTACGGCCTCCTCACCTTCCGCCGCCTCAGCGAAGACCTCGGCTCCACCCACTGGTATCTCCGGATGCTCCGCGACTCCACGGGGGCCGCCGAGCGTCTGACGCGGGTGCTGTCCGGCTCCCGGTTCGCCGGGGAACTGCTCGGGCGCATCCCGGAGTCGGTGGCCTGGCTGGAGTCGGAGGACGACCTGCGCCCCCGCTCGGCCGCGCTGCTGCGCGAGGAGACGCGGGCGATCCTCGGCAGGCACTCGTCGGCGGAGTCCGCGGCGTCTGCACTGCGCGCCGCCCGCCGCCGCGAGGTGCTGCGGCTGGCGTTCTCGGGCATCCTGGGTTTCAGCACCATCGAGGAGCTTGCGCAGGGCCTCACGGCCGTCACCGAGAACGTGATCGCCGGGGTGCTGGAGGCGATCCGCGACAACCGCGACGACCGCGACCTGTTCGAGTTCGCCGTGATCGGGATGGGCCGCTTCGGCGGCCGCGAGCTCGGCTTCGGCTCGGACGCCGACGTGATGTACGTGTTCCGTCCGCTCGGCGACGACCAGGAGGCCGCTCACCGCGCCGCCCTGCAGGTCGTCTCGGAGCTCGGCAGACTCACCGAGGACAACGTCCTCCCACTCGACCTGGACATGGGCCTGCGCCCCGAGGGCAAGAACGGCACCCCGGTGCGCTCGCTCGAGTCGTACCGCGCCTACTACCAGCGCTGGTCGCTCACCTGGGAGGCCCAGGCGCTGCTGCGCGCCCGCGGGGTGGCGGGGGATGCGGCACTGCTCGACGACTTCGAGACCGTCGCCGACGAGGTGCGCTATCCGGCGTCGATCGCCGAGCAGGCGGTCCGCGAGGTCAAGCGGATCAAGGCGCGCGTCGAGAGCGAGCGCCTCCCGCAGGGCGCGGACCCGGCTCGCCACCTCAAGCTCGGCCGCGGCTCCCTCAGCGACGTCGAATGGTTCGTGCAGCTCATCCAGCTGCAGCACGCGGCCGCCGTCCCCGACCTGCAGACCACGTCGACCCTGGATGCCGTCCGCGTCGCCGCAGAGACCGGCTACGTCACGGCCGACGACGCCGCCAAACTCCGCGACGCCTGGGTCTTCGCCTCCCGCGCCCGCTCCGCGATGACCCTCTGGACCAACAAGACGGCCGACGTCCTCCCCTCCGACCGCGTCGCCCTCGACGGCGTCGCCCGCCTGATGGAATACCCACCCGGCTCCGCCAGCCGCCTCGAAGAGGACTACCTCGCCGTCACCCGCCGAGCCCGAGCCGTCTTCGAGCGCTCCTTCTACGGCCAGCCCGACCGCCCGGCCCCCACCGCCTGA
- the glnA gene encoding type I glutamate--ammonia ligase, producing the protein MDKQRDFVLRTIEERGVKFVRLWFTDVVGTLKSVAIAPAEVEGAFTEGLGFDGSAIEGLTRAYESDLLALPDPTTFQILPWRGEIDPTARMFCDITTPDGQPSVSDPRNVLKRTLEKAADRGFTFYTHPEIEFYLLKSSAFDENGPEPVDSAGYFDNVPGGTAHDFRRRSVRMLEDLGISVEFSHHEAGPGQNEIDLRYADALTTADNIMTFRTVVKEVAIEQGVYATFMPKPLSGHPGSGMHTHMSLFEGDTNAFFEAGAEYQLSTVGRHFIAGLLRHAPEITAVTNQFVNSYKRLWGGDEAPSFVCWGHNNRSALVRVPLYKPNKGQSSRVEYRAIDSAANPYLSFSLMLAAGLKGIEEQYELPPEAENNVWALSDAERRALGYNQLPASLDHAISLMEDSELVAETLGEQVFNYVLLNKRQEWSAYRAQVTPYELRTNLEIL; encoded by the coding sequence ATGGACAAGCAGCGCGACTTCGTTCTTCGCACGATCGAGGAGCGTGGCGTCAAGTTCGTGAGGCTGTGGTTCACCGATGTCGTCGGCACACTCAAGTCCGTCGCCATCGCCCCCGCCGAGGTGGAGGGTGCCTTCACCGAGGGCCTCGGCTTCGACGGCTCCGCCATCGAGGGACTGACCCGCGCATACGAGTCCGACCTGCTGGCGCTGCCGGACCCCACCACGTTCCAGATCCTCCCGTGGCGCGGCGAGATCGACCCGACCGCCAGGATGTTCTGCGACATCACGACGCCGGACGGCCAGCCGTCGGTGTCCGACCCGCGCAACGTCCTGAAGCGCACGCTCGAGAAGGCGGCGGACCGCGGGTTCACGTTCTACACGCATCCGGAGATCGAGTTCTACCTGCTCAAGTCGTCGGCGTTCGACGAGAACGGGCCGGAGCCCGTCGACTCCGCCGGCTACTTCGACAACGTGCCGGGCGGCACGGCGCACGACTTCCGCCGCCGCTCGGTCAGAATGCTCGAAGACCTCGGCATCTCGGTCGAGTTCAGCCACCACGAGGCCGGCCCAGGCCAGAACGAGATCGACCTGCGCTACGCGGACGCCCTCACCACGGCGGACAACATCATGACGTTCCGCACGGTCGTCAAAGAGGTCGCCATCGAGCAGGGCGTCTACGCCACCTTCATGCCCAAGCCGCTCTCCGGCCACCCCGGCTCCGGGATGCACACCCACATGTCACTGTTCGAGGGCGACACCAACGCGTTCTTCGAGGCGGGCGCCGAGTACCAGCTGTCCACGGTCGGCCGCCACTTCATCGCCGGTCTGCTCCGCCACGCGCCGGAGATCACCGCGGTGACCAACCAGTTCGTCAACTCGTACAAGCGTCTCTGGGGCGGCGACGAGGCGCCGAGCTTCGTCTGCTGGGGTCACAACAACCGGTCTGCGCTGGTCCGCGTCCCGCTCTACAAGCCCAACAAGGGCCAGAGCTCGCGCGTCGAGTACCGTGCCATCGACTCCGCGGCCAACCCGTACCTCTCGTTCTCGCTCATGCTGGCCGCCGGCCTCAAGGGCATCGAGGAGCAGTACGAACTGCCGCCGGAGGCCGAGAACAACGTCTGGGCGCTCAGCGACGCGGAGCGCCGCGCGCTCGGCTACAACCAGCTCCCCGCCAGCCTCGACCACGCCATCTCGCTGATGGAGGACTCCGAGCTGGTGGCCGAGACGCTGGGCGAGCAGGTGTTCAACTACGTGCTGCTGAACAAGCGGCAGGAGTGGTCGGCGTACCGCGCGCAGGTCACCCCGTACGAGCTGCGCACCAACCTCGAGATCCTTTAG
- the panB gene encoding 3-methyl-2-oxobutanoate hydroxymethyltransferase, whose protein sequence is MSDMSPMPSTHPTTSSMQSLKRVRTRHFQIAKEEGTKFTGLTSYDQLTAQIFDAAGIDFLLVGDSAGNNVLGYETTLPVTVDELIPLTRAVAGAVKRAFVVADMPFGSYETGPLEALHTAVRFMKETGAHAVKLEGGVRSAEQIRRIVDAGIPVMAHIGFTPQSEHGLGGHIIQGRGDGAEQLLADAHAVEEAGAFAVVMEMVPAAVAARVTAELRIPTIGVGAGPDVDGQLLVWTDWAGFTTGRIPKFVKQYADLQGVLTQAATAYKADVQNGTFPAEEHSF, encoded by the coding sequence ATGTCTGACATGTCCCCCATGCCGTCCACCCACCCGACGACGTCGTCGATGCAGTCGCTGAAGAGGGTGCGGACGCGCCACTTCCAGATCGCGAAGGAGGAGGGGACGAAGTTCACCGGCCTGACCAGCTACGACCAGCTGACGGCGCAGATCTTCGACGCGGCAGGCATCGACTTCCTCCTGGTCGGAGACTCGGCGGGGAACAACGTGCTCGGCTACGAGACGACGCTCCCGGTGACCGTGGACGAGCTCATCCCGCTCACCCGCGCGGTGGCCGGAGCCGTCAAGCGCGCGTTCGTGGTGGCCGACATGCCGTTCGGCTCCTACGAGACCGGTCCGCTCGAAGCGCTGCACACGGCCGTGCGGTTCATGAAGGAGACCGGGGCGCACGCGGTGAAGCTCGAAGGCGGCGTGCGCAGTGCAGAGCAGATCCGCCGGATCGTGGATGCGGGCATCCCGGTGATGGCGCACATCGGCTTCACGCCGCAGAGCGAGCATGGGCTCGGCGGTCACATCATCCAGGGCAGGGGCGACGGGGCAGAGCAGCTGCTCGCCGACGCGCACGCCGTGGAAGAGGCGGGCGCGTTCGCCGTCGTCATGGAGATGGTGCCCGCTGCCGTGGCCGCGCGCGTCACCGCCGAGCTGCGCATCCCGACCATCGGTGTCGGCGCAGGCCCGGACGTGGACGGGCAGCTGCTGGTGTGGACCGACTGGGCCGGTTTCACCACCGGTCGCATTCCGAAGTTCGTGAAGCAGTACGCGGATCTGCAGGGCGTGCTGACGCAGGCGGCGACGGCGTACAAGGCGGACGTGCAGAACGGCACGTTCCCCGCCGAGGAGCACAGCTTCTAG